In the Desulfurispira natronophila genome, CATTGGTATATCCCATGTCATGCAATGCCTGAGAGGCAAAAGAGCTACGTCCACCAGTAAGGCACATCACTATAATCGGATCGTCTTTGGCAAAACGACTGGGCGCGGCAAACTCTACTTTGCCACGGCTGATCTGATACGAATTTTCGTACTCTACAATACCGTTTGGAATTTCGTCCGGATCCCTCACATCAATAAGAACAAACTCCTGACCTTCTTCAATCATCTTGTACAAATCCTGTACTGATATCTGCGGTACTGATGCTCGAGCTTCTTGCAACATCTTATTGCGGTTTTCGATGAGCTCGCTTTCACTGGCCCAAAGAGGAGTACTCCC is a window encoding:
- a CDS encoding rhodanese-like domain-containing protein; protein product: MKKILVLFAIIAITFGSTPLWASESELIENRNKMLQEARASVPQISVQDLYKMIEEGQEFVLIDVRDPDEIPNGIVEYENSYQISRGKVEFAAPSRFAKDDPIIVMCLTGGRSSFASQALHDMGYTNVKNVQGGITRWLRAGYPITNPLGSLVSD